The Portunus trituberculatus isolate SZX2019 chromosome 19, ASM1759143v1, whole genome shotgun sequence genome contains a region encoding:
- the LOC123506291 gene encoding uncharacterized protein LOC123506291: protein MKCFVLTLFCLVALVAARPESVFDFDLEDIHQDMDISDDATITGTYRWRSPEGDEYFVRYVADDDGYRVLESNAVPVTADGTPANGAQGSFSSEEDDSRFD from the coding sequence GTGCTCACTCTGTTCTGCCTGGTCGCCCTGGTCGCCGCACGGCCCGAAAGCGTGTTCGACTTTGATCTGGAAGACATCCACCAGGACATGGACATCTCTGACGACGCTACCATCACCGGCACCTACCGCTGGAGGTCCCCCGAGGGCGATGAGTACTTCGTGCGCTACGTCGCCGACGATGACGGCTACCGTGTGCTGGAGTCCAACGCTGTGCCCGTCACCGCCGACGGCACTCCCGCCAACGGCGCCCAGGGATCCTTCTCCTCCGAGGAGGACGACAGCCGATTTGATTAA
- the LOC123506290 gene encoding larval cuticle protein 2-like, with translation MKFLVLSLLALVALVTARPESTMEIDLDDIHHDQDVDYDHNTFTGQYSWMSPEGVQYFVQYVADEDGFRIVDTNAVPISAAGVRADGNQGAFVSSEETDDFHHTV, from the exons ATGAAGTTCCTC gtactctctctcctcgccctgGTCGCTCTGGTCACCGCCCGCCCCGAGTCAACCATGGAAATTGATCTGGACGACATCCACCACGATCAGGACGTGGATTACGATCACAACACCTTTACCGGACAGTACAG CTGGATGTCTCCCGAGGGCGTGCAGTATTTCGTGCAGTACGTGGCTGACGAGGACGGCTTCAGAATCGTAGACACCAACGCCGTGCCTATCAGTGCCGCTGGCGTGAGGGCTGACGGCAACCAGGGAGCCTTCGTGTCCTCTGAGGAGACAGATGACTTCCACCACACTGTTTAG
- the LOC123506288 gene encoding calsequestrin-1-like produces MHYSTILVLAGLAVLAAARPETSFSHETDDQHHGQNIDDDNTFIGSYRWMSPEGVEYFVNYVADEDGFRILESNAVPVSSAGVKADGLQGAFHSDELEDDLSADDDDSDDHDDHDDDDDDDDDDHILVL; encoded by the exons atgcACTACAGTACA ATCCTCGTCCTCGCGGGCTTGGCTGTCCTCGCCGCCGCCCGCCCCGAGACATCCTTCAGCCACGAGACCGACGACCAACACCACGGCCAGAACATCGATGACGACAACACTTTCATTGGGTCGTACCG atGGATGTCTCCTGAAGGCGTGGAGTATTTTGTCAACTATGTGGCTGACGAGGACGGTTTCCGCATCCTGGAGTCCAACGCCGTGCCCGTCAGCAGCGCAGGAGTGAAGGCTGACGGCTTGCAGGGCGCCTTCCACTCTGACGAACTGGAGGACGACCTTTCCGCGGACGACGACGATTCTGACGACCACGACGaccacgatgatgatgatgatgatgatgacgacgaccaCATCCTCGTCCTTTAA
- the LOC123506289 gene encoding cuticle protein 16.8-like, which translates to MKCTAILLLALAAVAFARPDSIFDFSDEDMHLDMDIDDSNTYTGSYSWKSPEGKEFFVKYIADRHGYRIVESNAVPVTANGVRADGTQVPFSSEENDSFDDSHDRD; encoded by the exons atgaaGTGCACC GCTATCCTCCTCCTGGCCCTCGCTGCCGTCGCCTTCGCCCGCCCTGACTCCATCTTCGACTTCTCCGACGAGGACATGCACCTTGACATGGACATTGATGACTCCAACACCTACACTGGCTCCTACAG ctggaaGTCCCCTGAAGGCAAGGAATTCTTCGTCAAGTACATTGCTGACAGGCACGGATACCGCATCGTCGAGTCCAACGCCGTGCCCGTCACTGCTAACGGTGTGCGCGCTGACGGTACCCAGGTCCCCTTCTCCTCCGAGGAAAACGACAGCTTCGATGACTCCCACGACAGGGATTAA